A genomic window from Halorubrum lacusprofundi ATCC 49239 includes:
- a CDS encoding TAXI family TRAP transporter solute-binding subunit — MSSHQTRRRFLEATGVAGVAALAGCSGNGGDGSDGSDGSDGSDGSDGSDGSDGSDGSDGSDGGDGETRLTWHAGGTGGTYFPLSNEIKTIVDANTDFTLNVQSTGASVENVGSLADGSADFALIQNDIASFARNGTGIDAFIDNPIENLRGVATLYPETITLVTLAENDISSVDDLSGATINTGDLGSGTQVNAVQILDSLGVTDYNEQNAGFSQASEQLANGDIDAAFVVGGWPVGAIEELANTNDIEIVPIGGDSREAVKEDASWFADDTIPGGTYSGIDEDVETVAVQAMIATNAEVPDETVRTVTAAIFDNLDELSIKTEFITVDTAQDGMSIELHDGAAAYFDA, encoded by the coding sequence ATGTCTTCACACCAAACACGACGTAGATTCCTCGAAGCGACCGGTGTCGCTGGCGTGGCCGCACTTGCCGGCTGTAGCGGAAACGGCGGCGATGGCAGCGACGGAAGCGACGGAAGCGACGGAAGCGACGGTAGTGACGGAAGCGATGGCAGTGACGGAAGCGATGGCAGCGACGGAAGCGATGGCGGCGACGGCGAGACGCGCCTGACCTGGCACGCGGGCGGGACCGGCGGGACCTACTTCCCCCTCTCGAACGAGATCAAGACCATCGTCGACGCCAACACCGACTTCACGCTGAACGTCCAGTCCACGGGCGCGAGCGTCGAGAACGTCGGCAGCCTCGCCGACGGGTCGGCCGACTTCGCGCTGATCCAGAACGACATCGCCTCGTTCGCGAGGAACGGTACGGGCATCGACGCCTTCATCGACAATCCGATCGAGAACCTTCGGGGCGTCGCGACGCTGTACCCGGAGACGATCACGCTCGTCACGCTGGCGGAGAACGACATCTCCTCGGTCGACGACCTCAGCGGCGCGACGATCAACACCGGCGACCTCGGGTCGGGGACGCAGGTTAACGCGGTACAGATCCTGGACTCGCTCGGAGTCACCGACTACAACGAGCAGAACGCCGGCTTCTCGCAGGCGTCCGAACAGCTCGCCAACGGCGACATCGACGCGGCATTCGTCGTCGGCGGCTGGCCGGTCGGCGCGATCGAGGAGCTCGCGAACACGAACGACATCGAGATCGTTCCGATCGGCGGCGACAGCCGCGAGGCCGTCAAGGAGGACGCCTCCTGGTTCGCGGACGACACCATCCCCGGCGGCACGTATAGCGGAATCGATGAAGACGTCGAGACGGTCGCCGTGCAGGCGATGATCGCCACGAACGCCGAGGTGCCGGACGAAACCGTCCGGACGGTCACCGCGGCCATCTTCGATAACCTCGACGAGCTCTCGATCAAGACCGAGTTTATCACCGTCGACACCGCACAGGACGGGATGTCCATCGAGCTCCACGACGGCGCCGCGGCCTACTTCGACGCGTAG
- the carA gene encoding glutamine-hydrolyzing carbamoyl-phosphate synthase small subunit — protein sequence MSDAYIALADGRVLEARARAPGRTRGELVFTTAYTGYEESLTDPSYAEQILTFSYPLIGNYGVRSERFESESVQPRAAIARELTDDVAEWLADEDVPAVDHVDTREIVTTVREEGAMACGIAAGPDATPEDAVEEMEACEPMSDHVDIGAQVSVTETTVYEGDGVADVALLDCGAKGSIISSLTERGADVHVLPYDSTPEDVADVDPDVLFVSNGPGDPENFIAAQAVVDAFAGDLPMAGICLGQQVITSALGGSTEKMAFGHRGVNQPVKDLRTEKVVMTTQNHGYTVADTGPLEVTQVNVNDDTVEGLDSEELDVITRQYHPEANPGPHDSLGFFDEVLELARSEPPVAAD from the coding sequence ATGTCGGACGCCTATATCGCGCTGGCTGACGGACGCGTGCTTGAAGCGCGCGCTCGTGCGCCGGGGCGCACCCGTGGCGAACTGGTGTTCACGACCGCGTACACTGGCTACGAGGAGTCGCTCACCGACCCCTCCTACGCCGAACAGATACTCACCTTCTCGTACCCCTTGATCGGGAACTACGGCGTCCGATCCGAGCGATTCGAGTCCGAGTCAGTCCAGCCCCGCGCGGCGATCGCCCGCGAGCTGACCGACGACGTCGCCGAGTGGCTCGCCGACGAGGACGTGCCCGCCGTCGACCACGTCGACACCCGCGAGATCGTCACCACCGTCCGCGAGGAGGGCGCGATGGCCTGCGGGATCGCCGCCGGCCCGGACGCGACCCCCGAGGACGCGGTCGAAGAGATGGAGGCGTGCGAGCCGATGAGCGACCACGTCGACATCGGTGCGCAGGTGTCGGTGACGGAGACGACCGTCTACGAGGGCGACGGCGTCGCCGACGTGGCCCTGCTCGACTGCGGCGCGAAGGGCTCGATCATCTCCTCGCTTACCGAGCGCGGCGCGGACGTTCACGTCCTCCCGTACGACTCGACTCCCGAGGACGTGGCCGACGTGGACCCCGACGTGCTGTTCGTCTCGAACGGCCCGGGCGACCCGGAGAACTTCATCGCGGCTCAGGCGGTCGTCGACGCCTTCGCCGGTGACCTGCCGATGGCCGGCATCTGTCTCGGTCAGCAGGTGATCACGAGCGCGCTCGGCGGCTCGACCGAGAAGATGGCGTTCGGCCACCGCGGCGTCAACCAGCCCGTCAAGGACCTCCGCACCGAGAAGGTCGTGATGACCACCCAGAACCACGGCTACACGGTCGCGGACACGGGCCCGCTGGAGGTGACGCAGGTGAACGTCAACGACGACACCGTCGAGGGGCTCGACAGCGAGGAACTCGACGTTATCACCCGCCAGTACCACCCCGAGGCGAACCCCGGCCCGCACGATTCGCTCGGCTTCTTCGACGAGGTGCTGGAGCTGGCACGATCGGAACCGCCCGTCGCTGCCGACTGA
- the icd gene encoding isocitrate dehydrogenase (NADP(+)), whose translation MSYDKVDVPDDGEAITLADEETGELNVPENPIIPIIHGDGIGTDVGPAAQKVLDAAAEATGRSIAWMRVYAGGSARDMYDENLPEDTVSAIRDHRVAIKGPLTTPVGAGFRSLNVALRKTLDLYANVRPTYYLDGVPSPVKNPEKMDMITFRENTEDVYAGIEWEAGTDEVEQVRDFLEDDMEIADVIHDGPVGIGVKPISEFGSKRLIREAIDYALANDRDSVTLVHKGNIMKFTEGAFRDWGYEVAEEEYGDDVITEDQLWEAHDGEQPEGTLVVKDRIADNMLQQLLTRTDEYSVIATMNLNGDYMSDAAGAQIGGLGIAPGINRGHGRCLAEPVHGSAPKYAGQDKVNPTAMILSGREMLDYLGWSDAADLVRDAVEETISSGQVTYDLHRQIEGGEKLATSEFADAVVDKIDELA comes from the coding sequence ATGAGCTACGATAAGGTCGATGTCCCCGACGACGGCGAGGCGATCACGCTCGCCGACGAGGAGACTGGCGAGCTGAACGTCCCCGAGAACCCGATCATCCCGATCATTCACGGCGACGGGATCGGCACCGACGTCGGGCCGGCCGCCCAGAAGGTACTGGACGCGGCCGCGGAGGCGACGGGCCGCTCCATCGCGTGGATGCGCGTCTACGCGGGTGGTAGCGCCCGAGACATGTACGACGAGAACCTCCCCGAGGACACCGTCTCGGCCATTCGCGACCACCGCGTCGCGATCAAGGGCCCGCTGACGACGCCCGTCGGCGCCGGCTTCCGCTCGCTGAACGTCGCGCTCCGCAAGACGCTCGACCTGTACGCGAATGTCCGCCCGACGTACTACCTCGACGGCGTCCCGTCACCCGTCAAGAACCCCGAGAAGATGGACATGATAACCTTCCGGGAGAACACGGAGGACGTGTACGCCGGCATCGAGTGGGAGGCCGGCACCGACGAGGTCGAGCAGGTACGCGACTTCTTGGAAGACGACATGGAGATCGCCGACGTCATCCACGACGGCCCGGTCGGCATCGGCGTCAAGCCCATCTCCGAGTTCGGCTCGAAACGACTCATCCGCGAGGCGATCGACTACGCGCTCGCGAACGACCGCGACTCGGTCACGCTCGTCCACAAGGGGAACATCATGAAGTTCACCGAGGGCGCGTTCCGTGACTGGGGCTACGAGGTTGCCGAGGAGGAGTACGGCGACGACGTCATCACCGAAGACCAGCTCTGGGAGGCCCACGACGGCGAGCAGCCCGAGGGCACCCTCGTCGTCAAGGACCGCATCGCGGACAACATGCTCCAGCAGCTTCTCACCCGCACCGACGAGTACTCCGTCATCGCGACGATGAACCTCAACGGCGACTACATGTCCGACGCCGCCGGCGCGCAGATCGGCGGTCTCGGCATCGCGCCCGGTATCAACCGCGGCCACGGTCGCTGTCTCGCCGAGCCCGTCCACGGCTCCGCACCCAAGTACGCGGGCCAGGACAAGGTGAACCCCACCGCGATGATCCTCTCCGGCCGCGAGATGCTCGACTACCTCGGCTGGTCCGACGCCGCCGACCTCGTGCGCGACGCGGTCGAAGAGACCATCTCGTCCGGTCAGGTCACCTACGACCTCCACCGGCAGATCGAGGGCGGCGAGAAGCTCGCGACGAGCGAGTTCGCCGACGCCGTCGTCGACAAGATCGACGAGCTGGCGTAA
- a CDS encoding TRAP transporter permease: protein MTTTNRTDGGIDDSNDGGSGGPPPGDLGSGSGADEPPDDRTDEEISREEADDLIEEIERRRSLRGPAAIAVAIIGIAFSVFQLFLAARSYTFTIWLPTVDIAGISIAPWQVSLQLLQANAIHVAFALVLTFLLFPVSTGDGMVTRNFGRIAPAASQRLGDRSPVTRALEGGRTGLRWAFLDPDRERVTPVDILFIAVAFLSAFYFMTEFAEIQNMRVFGVDSGRPVTEVYAFLQPLLGGVPFVSEYSYAMILGVAGILLVLEATRRTLGLPLMLIVATFIVYARWGYLISGDTPFLGLLAIPPLSWPDIVQNLWYNTENGVFGIPVTVSMSFIYIFILFGSFLEMSGAGQWFIDLAYGLTGDRKGGPAKASILASGFMGTISGSSIANTVTTGAFTIPLMKRSGYDPEFSGAVEASASSGGQILPPVMGAAAFLMVQYTSTPFADIIIIATIPAIVFFFGVWVMVHLKAVQEGIGGVSGEDTVNFWDHFKRGWFYLVPIALLLYYLIIERLSVSRSAWFTIVALVALVALVSAYSEETRLRLFAVFAAIVGVEFASHALAGVNVVGLVTGAGGAGLPPGEAFSAILAGIEWYAMLAGVLTLLSKPDLDASLLELNPSVQDTAETIGDRTDRDLENSQPFKLGTFVVTSMEQGARTAVPVVVAVAAAGIIPGVISVSGLGPNLTSLLLALSGGSIVIMLLVTAVSSIILGMGMPTTVTYIILISMLATPLVEFGIPLLAAHLFILYFGVIADITPPVAVAAYAASGIAKSDPFETGVKAFSLSLNKAIVPFAFVLAPGIVLLREKANAADLPIREQYRVVGFADLAELSYSVPEILIPIAGVFLGVIALGATVIGTLYTRVGRLSRAVFALSSLLLMAPGLLSESVFDTLGLVGVSVSVNALLLDLTLRAVGFVLFVLFALRNRRTLDGEGDGAGETDATTGSTEAVAASDSS from the coding sequence ATGACCACGACCAATCGAACCGACGGCGGTATCGACGACTCGAACGACGGCGGCTCCGGAGGGCCACCCCCCGGCGACCTCGGCAGCGGTTCGGGCGCGGACGAGCCGCCGGACGACAGGACGGACGAGGAGATCTCCCGCGAGGAGGCGGACGATCTGATAGAGGAGATCGAGCGCCGCCGCTCGCTGCGGGGACCAGCCGCGATAGCGGTCGCGATCATCGGAATCGCGTTTTCCGTCTTCCAGTTATTCCTCGCCGCCCGGAGCTACACGTTCACGATCTGGCTCCCGACCGTCGATATCGCGGGGATCTCGATCGCCCCCTGGCAGGTCTCGCTCCAGCTCCTGCAGGCGAACGCGATCCACGTCGCCTTCGCGCTCGTGCTCACCTTCCTACTGTTCCCGGTGAGCACCGGCGACGGGATGGTCACGCGGAATTTCGGTCGGATCGCCCCGGCGGCGTCGCAGCGCCTCGGCGACCGGAGTCCTGTCACGCGGGCGCTCGAAGGAGGTCGGACGGGGCTTCGCTGGGCGTTCCTCGACCCCGACCGCGAGCGGGTGACTCCGGTCGACATACTGTTCATCGCCGTGGCGTTCCTCTCGGCGTTCTACTTCATGACGGAGTTCGCGGAGATCCAGAACATGCGCGTCTTCGGGGTCGACTCGGGGCGGCCGGTTACCGAGGTGTACGCGTTCCTCCAGCCCCTGCTCGGCGGCGTCCCGTTCGTGAGCGAGTACTCCTACGCGATGATTCTGGGCGTGGCCGGCATCCTGCTGGTGTTGGAGGCCACCCGCCGGACGCTCGGCCTCCCGCTGATGCTCATCGTCGCCACGTTCATCGTCTACGCCCGCTGGGGCTACCTCATCAGTGGGGACACCCCGTTCCTCGGCCTGCTCGCGATCCCGCCGCTCTCCTGGCCGGATATCGTTCAGAACCTCTGGTACAACACCGAGAACGGGGTGTTCGGTATTCCGGTGACGGTGTCGATGAGCTTCATCTACATCTTCATCCTGTTCGGCTCGTTCCTCGAGATGAGCGGGGCCGGCCAGTGGTTCATCGACCTCGCGTACGGGCTCACCGGGGATCGTAAAGGCGGCCCGGCGAAGGCGAGCATCCTCGCCAGCGGGTTCATGGGAACGATCTCGGGGTCGTCGATCGCCAACACGGTCACGACCGGCGCGTTCACGATCCCGCTGATGAAGCGGTCGGGCTACGATCCCGAGTTCTCCGGCGCCGTCGAGGCGTCCGCGTCGTCCGGCGGGCAGATCCTCCCGCCCGTGATGGGGGCGGCCGCCTTCCTGATGGTCCAGTACACGTCGACGCCGTTCGCCGACATCATCATCATCGCGACGATCCCGGCGATCGTCTTCTTCTTCGGCGTCTGGGTGATGGTCCACCTCAAGGCGGTCCAAGAGGGGATCGGCGGCGTCTCCGGCGAGGACACGGTTAACTTCTGGGACCACTTCAAACGCGGCTGGTTCTACCTCGTGCCGATCGCACTGCTCCTGTACTACCTCATCATCGAGCGGCTCTCGGTCTCCCGGTCGGCGTGGTTCACGATCGTGGCGCTCGTGGCGCTGGTCGCGCTCGTCTCGGCGTACAGCGAGGAGACGCGGCTGCGCCTCTTCGCCGTCTTCGCGGCGATCGTCGGCGTCGAGTTCGCGAGCCACGCGCTGGCCGGCGTGAACGTCGTCGGCCTCGTCACCGGAGCCGGCGGTGCGGGGCTCCCGCCCGGCGAGGCGTTCAGCGCCATACTTGCGGGGATCGAGTGGTACGCAATGCTCGCCGGGGTGCTCACGCTGCTGTCCAAGCCCGATCTCGACGCGTCGCTGCTCGAGCTCAACCCCTCGGTTCAAGACACGGCCGAGACGATCGGCGACCGGACCGACCGGGACTTAGAGAACAGCCAGCCGTTCAAACTCGGCACCTTCGTGGTCACGTCGATGGAGCAGGGCGCGCGCACCGCGGTCCCGGTCGTGGTCGCGGTCGCGGCCGCGGGGATCATCCCCGGCGTCATCAGCGTCTCCGGGCTCGGCCCTAACCTGACCTCGCTGCTGTTAGCGCTCTCTGGGGGGTCGATCGTGATCATGCTGCTCGTGACGGCCGTCTCGAGCATCATCCTCGGGATGGGAATGCCCACGACGGTCACCTACATCATCCTCATCTCGATGCTCGCGACGCCGCTCGTGGAGTTCGGTATCCCGCTTCTGGCCGCCCACCTGTTCATCCTCTACTTCGGCGTGATCGCCGACATCACGCCGCCGGTGGCCGTGGCGGCGTACGCCGCCAGCGGGATCGCCAAGTCCGATCCCTTCGAGACCGGCGTGAAGGCGTTCTCGCTGTCGCTGAACAAGGCGATCGTCCCCTTCGCGTTCGTGCTCGCGCCGGGGATCGTCCTGCTGCGCGAGAAGGCGAACGCCGCCGACCTGCCGATCCGCGAACAGTACCGCGTGGTCGGGTTCGCGGACCTCGCCGAGCTGTCCTACTCGGTCCCCGAGATTCTCATCCCCATCGCCGGGGTCTTCCTCGGCGTGATCGCGCTCGGCGCGACCGTCATCGGGACACTGTACACGCGTGTCGGCCGGCTCAGTCGGGCCGTGTTCGCCCTCAGCTCGCTGCTGTTGATGGCGCCGGGGCTGCTCTCCGAGAGCGTCTTCGACACGCTCGGGCTCGTTGGCGTGAGTGTCTCCGTCAACGCGCTCCTGCTTGATTTGACCCTACGCGCGGTCGGGTTCGTCCTGTTCGTGCTGTTCGCGCTCCGGAACCGACGGACGCTCGACGGCGAGGGCGACGGAGCGGGAGAGACCGACGCGACAACGGGATCGACCGAGGCCGTCGCCGCCTCCGACTCGTCCTGA
- a CDS encoding DUF1850 domain-containing protein translates to MGRLSQPNAGAVILALAVLAFVVVAVTAPIGAVLVVENAETGERYVAEPVNDGSTVALEYTHSVEKSRVYDEYRVDGRTLVNTRMEFESYGWGLPARVNVTTVNGTFVYDPAEPITELDELFVSPGRIANHTLIVDERQYDFVAVTEGNDVRVHIERRSLLERIL, encoded by the coding sequence ATGGGCCGCCTTTCTCAGCCAAACGCCGGTGCCGTGATCCTCGCGCTCGCGGTGCTCGCGTTCGTCGTCGTCGCAGTGACCGCCCCCATCGGAGCCGTCCTCGTCGTCGAGAACGCCGAGACGGGCGAGCGGTACGTCGCGGAGCCGGTGAACGATGGAAGCACAGTTGCCCTGGAATACACCCACAGCGTCGAGAAATCCCGCGTGTACGACGAGTACCGCGTCGATGGGCGCACGCTCGTGAACACTCGGATGGAGTTCGAGTCCTACGGCTGGGGGCTCCCGGCGCGCGTCAACGTCACGACCGTGAACGGGACGTTCGTGTACGATCCCGCGGAGCCGATAACCGAGCTCGACGAGCTCTTCGTTTCACCGGGTCGGATCGCAAACCACACGCTGATCGTCGATGAACGGCAATACGACTTCGTCGCGGTAACCGAGGGCAACGACGTGAGAGTACATATTGAACGACGGTCGCTTCTCGAGAGGATCTTATGA
- a CDS encoding Lrp/AsnC family transcriptional regulator, whose protein sequence is MDDLDRRILSILRRDARTPYTEIADQVGTSEGTVRNRVDRMTEEGIIERFTVTTRTGNVKAMIEISVEMNVDTAAVGERMVDWEEVDFVWQVSGEDDIVLVVDAVDTRAVNELISQAREMDEVKSTKTRLILDERLG, encoded by the coding sequence ATGGACGACCTCGATCGCCGGATTCTCTCGATACTGCGACGGGACGCGCGAACCCCCTACACGGAGATCGCGGACCAGGTCGGCACCTCGGAGGGGACCGTACGCAATCGCGTCGATCGCATGACTGAGGAGGGTATCATCGAGCGGTTCACCGTCACGACCCGCACTGGCAACGTGAAGGCGATGATCGAGATTTCGGTGGAGATGAACGTCGACACCGCCGCCGTCGGCGAGCGGATGGTCGACTGGGAGGAGGTGGACTTCGTCTGGCAGGTCTCCGGCGAGGACGACATCGTCCTCGTCGTCGACGCCGTCGACACGCGCGCGGTCAACGAGCTCATCTCGCAGGCCCGCGAGATGGACGAGGTCAAGTCGACGAAGACGCGGCTCATCCTCGACGAACGGCTGGGGTGA